The sequence below is a genomic window from Desulfonauticus submarinus.
TAGAGAGGGAGTTGCTGTAGCTTATGCTTTATTTAATCTTGAGCCCAGAGGACAGCTCTTTGTTCGTCCTGGAGATATGGTTTATGAAGGTATGATTATAGGAGAACACAATAGGGCCAATGATTTAGATGTAAATCCTTGTAAAGCCAAGAAGCTTACAAATCTTCGTGCTGCAGGAAAAGATGATGCAGTAATTTTGACCCCTGTTTTACCTATGACTGTAGAAAGGGCCTTGCACTTTATTAGAGATGATGAGATGGTGGAAGTAACTCCAAAAAGTATTAGATTGCGTAAGGTGGTGCTTTCAGCCCAAAAAAGACATGCTTTAGCTTCTAAAGCTAAAAAGCAAATTTTAAATTAGAAAAAAGATTAAAAACAATGCGTTTTATTGATGAAGCAAAAATTTTAGTTAAAGCTGGTAAAGGTGGAAGAGGATGTGTTTCCTTTAGGCGAGAAAAATTTGTTCCTAAAGGGGGACCTGATGGTGGCTCTGGCGGTAAGGGAGGAGATGTCTATTTTCTAGCAAGTAATAAACTTCTTACTTTGTATGATTTTAGATTAAAGAGGGTGTATCAAGCAGAGAATGGACAACCCGGTATGGGAAGTCAGAAAGATGGTAGAGCTGGTAAAGATTTGGTAATTGAAGTCCCTGTAGGTACTTTGATCTATGAAATTAAAGATGAGGAACAAGGAAAAGAAGTTTTATTGGCAGATTTAGCTAAAAATGGAGAAAAATTTTTGATAGCAAGAGGTGGCAGAGGTGGCAAAGGTAATATGTACTTTAAAACACCTACTAATCAGGCCCCTCGTTATGCTCAGCCAGGTCTCCCTGGAGAGGAAAAAAGGCTCAGACTAGAGCTTAAACTAATTGCAGATGTTGGTTTGTTGGGATTGCCCAATGCAGGTAAGTCTACTTTTCTTTCAGCTATTTCTGCAGCAAGACCTAAAATTGCTCCTTACCCTTTTACTACTTTGGTGCCTAATTTGGGCGTTATTGCGGATGATTTGGGACGCAAGATGGTTATAGCTGATATCCCAGGACTTATTGAAGGGGCTCATTTAGGCCAGGGATTGGGGCATCGTTTTTTAAAACATGTGGAAAGAACAAGATTTTTGGTTCATATTTTAAGTATAGAAGATGTGGACTTAGATAATATTGCCCAAGGTTTTGATTTAATTAATAAAGAGCTTGAAAAATTTGATCCTGTATTAGCTAAAAAGCAGCAGATAAAAGTTATTAATAAGATTGATTTACTTTCAAAAGAAGATTTGAGTATATTAAAAAATAAGTATCCAGAGCTGTTTTTTATTTCTGCTTTGCATGGAGATGGAATTGAGGAACTTTTGTCTGCTATGTGGAAAAAATTGTAAATATAGGATTATTTGTTTAATATCAGATTTTAGCCTATTGTATTAAAGAGGAGAGCCTGTGAAACCTCAAGACTTTCAATTTTATAAACAACAAGTTCTACAGAGCGTAAAAAAAATAGTAGTAAAAGTTGGTAGTGCTGTTTTAACAACTGAAAATGATTTGGATTTAAAAGTTATTACTAGATTGGCTGATGACTTATCATTGGTTCATAATAAAGGAATTGATATTGTGGTAGTTAGTTCAGGAGCTGTTGCTGCAGGTTGTAAAGTTGTTTCTAAGTGTAAAATAAAGTCTAACTTAGTTTATAAACAGGCAGCTTCTGCAATTGGGCAAAGCAGGCTTATGCATATTTATGATGAGGCTTTTGCTCGATTTTCCAAAATAACTGCTCAGATTTTGCTAACCAGAGAGGACTTAAAAAGTAGAGAAAGATTTTTAAATGCTAGAAATACTTTTTCCCAACTTTTTGAATGGCGAACTATACCCATAGTTAATGAAAATGATACTGTAGCTGTCCAAGAACTTAAATTTGGAGATAATGATCAACTGGCAGTGTTGATTTTAAATTTAGTAGAAGCAGATTTATTAATAAACCTTACCTCTGCTCAAGGAGTATTTGAAAAAAATCCATCTCTTTATCCCAAGGCAAAAAAAATAGACTATATTGAAAATATTTTTTCTTTGGATCTAAATAAGCTTTGTGAAGGTAAAAGTGAACAAGGCTCTGGAGGAATGTATAGTAAACTTCTTTCTGCTAAAAGAGCAGCACAACTTGGAGTGCCTACTGTTATTTTGCCTGGTAAAGAGAGGTTTATTCTTGAAAAGTTATTTTCTGGACAAAACATTGGTTCGTGGATTTTGCCAGAAGGAAAGAAGATTTCAAGACGAAAATTTTGGTTTGCTTATAATTTAGATCCAGAAGGTCAGATAATAGTAGATCAAGGAGCTATACTGGCTTTAAAAAAGGGTAAAAGCTTGCTTCCTGTGGGAATAGTAGGAATCAAAGGTGAATTTAGTAAAGGTTCTCTTGTACAAGTTTTGAGTAAACAAGGAACACCGATTGGTGTTGGTTTAAGCAATTATGCTTCATCTGACATTGCCTTGATAAAAGGAAAAAAAAGCTCTGAGTTGACTTCAATTTTAGGTGAAAACATATATTCTGAAGTTATTCATGCAGATAATTTGCTTTTAGATGTTTTTTTAGGATAAGGTTAAT
It includes:
- the obgE gene encoding GTPase ObgE, producing the protein MRFIDEAKILVKAGKGGRGCVSFRREKFVPKGGPDGGSGGKGGDVYFLASNKLLTLYDFRLKRVYQAENGQPGMGSQKDGRAGKDLVIEVPVGTLIYEIKDEEQGKEVLLADLAKNGEKFLIARGGRGGKGNMYFKTPTNQAPRYAQPGLPGEEKRLRLELKLIADVGLLGLPNAGKSTFLSAISAARPKIAPYPFTTLVPNLGVIADDLGRKMVIADIPGLIEGAHLGQGLGHRFLKHVERTRFLVHILSIEDVDLDNIAQGFDLINKELEKFDPVLAKKQQIKVINKIDLLSKEDLSILKNKYPELFFISALHGDGIEELLSAMWKKL
- the proB gene encoding glutamate 5-kinase; its protein translation is MKPQDFQFYKQQVLQSVKKIVVKVGSAVLTTENDLDLKVITRLADDLSLVHNKGIDIVVVSSGAVAAGCKVVSKCKIKSNLVYKQAASAIGQSRLMHIYDEAFARFSKITAQILLTREDLKSRERFLNARNTFSQLFEWRTIPIVNENDTVAVQELKFGDNDQLAVLILNLVEADLLINLTSAQGVFEKNPSLYPKAKKIDYIENIFSLDLNKLCEGKSEQGSGGMYSKLLSAKRAAQLGVPTVILPGKERFILEKLFSGQNIGSWILPEGKKISRRKFWFAYNLDPEGQIIVDQGAILALKKGKSLLPVGIVGIKGEFSKGSLVQVLSKQGTPIGVGLSNYASSDIALIKGKKSSELTSILGENIYSEVIHADNLLLDVFLG